One genomic window of Oncorhynchus clarkii lewisi isolate Uvic-CL-2024 chromosome 5, UVic_Ocla_1.0, whole genome shotgun sequence includes the following:
- the LOC139408490 gene encoding microtubule-associated protein 1B-like, whose protein sequence is MATLVESADIETLSSSSNVMASPMSASLSHRFDDNKFYLLVVIGEIVTEDHLKCAIADIEKGIRSWDTNLIDCNLDQELKLFVSRHSARFSADVRGQRILHHKSSVLETVVLINPSDEAVSTEVCQMISDTARNKLLVLSGQSFENTGALILQSGSFSFFNFIEIFTDQEIGELLSTIRPANKASLTLYCPEQGDWKNSNLDKHNLQDFINMKLNSPLILPEMEGLSEFTEYLSESVEIPSPFDMLEPPTSGGFLKLSKPCCYIFPGGHGDSALFAVNGFNMLINGGSDRKSCFWKLVRHLDRVDSILLTHIGDDNLPGINSMLQRKMAELEEEQSQGSQATGDWLKNLISPDIGVVFLNTPDNLGNPAEPNFRVRRNIEEAAHTLHYLSKLNLRPEPLQRPVGNTIEPIILFQKMGVGKLEMYVLNPSKNSKELQHFMKQWTGSEKDKATVILPNGKESELPISYMTSISSLIVWHPSNPSEKIVRVLFPGNASQYHILEGLEKLKHLDFLKQPVVTQKELSSNLAPALKQAKLKHKTDSKESLKSVSRPSPSKSFKKESKEEAPEKAKTDAESAQEKTNKFEKKDKPLVKKEKAKAPEKEVKVKAEPTTETPEKKKAEMKPKALKEKIIKKEPRKSVDKKNDEKEVKKEVVKKDDKLTSKKEETPKTEQKQETPKKEQKVKKDILKKDRDFRRDSPMKVRKEENKAQKKDDLKKDIKKPSKDLKNTPSALGEGKKLAAKPKPLKKDDTTKKDFGSPSKSKAKLKVTKKDLKATDAKSAVAGAAAVTAGVVATATCAAEVLETDRAMMSSPEDLTKDFEELKEEEIFQEEEPVVIHREDLMHSKESPEAAESLDEGITTTEHEGESGETPEEQEHKGKLSGSGSEKFEDEGTGLDYEEKGETEEVHEPMRREMDNHKHADDSEDEDSEDEDAEPDQCGKDLNRNEREVQKWGLSVTPPPKTSEPLSPSASIHDETLPAGSDDEAASDDENRDEAYTATSGHTQSTIEISSVPTPMDEMSTPRDIMSDETTNDETEDSPSQDFARFGGTMLGDLERKRLSPLHDGPESDHSKSDATEGRDYNASASTISPPSSLEEDKEEGFKSDKFGLDSASSILTTTSPLIRSPSAPKGTFDSYLSGFAAPIELCTTLSGSSKAAAGSSTSPDDKTLEGTTSPHSSGHTPYFQSPVDEKAGSIAPANDHGPVIVEVTSDKEDSNRVSPMDDPIPDHTSTVDKVLSPIKSPSPVVEGKLHFDLDHMSTMHSSQDEKKNGASDSTSFSSTNPFAGFKEESKMSISEATTSDKSGSPVDEAVAEDTFSHIASASTASLATSSFPEPMTDDVSPALHGEAGSPLSTEVEDSLSVSVVQTPTPFQEAEVSPKGESPRPMSISPDISPKTAKLRTPVQEPKSPEHSTMSFGQESPDHSLALDFSKQSPEHPSAGSLRATENGPTEVDYSPSEGNDLRSSEQYRPTVDKPMLFKDNDSGRATSASPSDASQSTPSTTTPCQMREMSPGLAQQMDKSPATPKGSPPSSPSYSCFTQKTDMPLGAETNPFKCGGDSKSPVSPKVPSPSYIPLSFNHSDYKKCAGGSKDPDSSQKSPSPGSRTDVDLCLVTSCEYRHPKTELSPSFINPSPLEYFMNEENPLEEEKPLAKSGGGPPPPGSKLHAKQCEETPPTSISESAPSQTDSDVPPGTEECPSITADANIDSEDDSETLPTDRTLTYRHADPPPVAPRDSAPSPAHPDVTMVDPEADKPPADDNNQTKDKDSKAEGAEKAKKKKLTKTKSSSPVRKTGLSKVKDSKAMASPKKSVGEGKDAKNATNSSASRGVKSATSGSGSGKAATAIPIPNCPPMYMDLVYIPNHCSAKNVDAEFFKRVRSSYYVASGNDQTAQEPSKAVLNSLLEGKATWGNNMQVTLIPTHDSEVMREWYQETHEKQQDLNIMVLASSSTVVMQDESFPACKIEL, encoded by the exons TGAAAACACAGGAGCACTGATTTTGCAGTCTGGCTCCTTCTCTTTCTTCAACTTCATAGAAATATTCACAGACCAAGAG ATTGGTGAATTACTTAGCACTATTCGCCCAGCAAACAAGGCAAGCCTAACCCTCTATTGCCCTGAGCAAGGTGACTGGAAAAACTCAAACTTGGACAAACACAACCTACAAGACTTCATCAACATGAAGCTCAATTCACCACTGATACTCCCAGAGATGGAAGGTCTCTCAGAGTTCACAGAATACCTGTCGGAGTCAGTAGAAATCCCATCTCCATTTGACATGCTGGAGCCTCCGACCTCTGGCGGTTTCCTGAAGCTCTCAAAACCATGCTGCTACATTTTCCCCGGCGGCCACGGCGACTCTGCCCTCTTTGCGGTGAATGGGTTCAACATGCTCATCAACGGGGGCTCCGACCGCAAGTCCTGTTTCTGGAAGCTGGTGAGACACCTAGACCGGGTAGACTCCATCCTCCTGACCCACATCGGGGACGACAACCTGCCAGGCATCAACAGTATGCTTCAGAGGAAGATGGCTGAGCTGGAGGAAGAGCAGTCACAGGGTTCCCAAGCTACTGGCGACTGGTTGAAGAACCTCATATCCCCAGACATTGGGGTTGTGTTCTTGAACACCCCTGATAATCTGGGGAACCCTGCTGAACCCAACTTCAGGGTGAGGAGGAACATTGAAGAGGCAGCACACACACTCCATTACCTGAGCAAGTTGAATCTGAGGCCCGAGCCTTTGCAGAGGCCGGTCGGGAACACTATCGAACCCATCATTCTGTTTCAGAAGATGGGCGTGGGGAAGCTTGAGATGTATGTGCTGAACCCGTCGAAGAACAGCAAGGAGCTGCAACATTTTATGAAGCAGTGGACAGGCAGCGAGAAAGACAAAGCCACTGTTATTCTGCCCAATGGAAAAGAATCTGAGCTCCCAATTTCTTATATGACCTCAATCTCTTCCTTGATTGTGTGGCACCCATCAAACCCTTCAGAGAAGATAGTACGTGTCCTGTTTCCAGGCAATGCCTCTCAGTATCACATTCTTGAAGGTTTGGAAAAACTAAAACACTTGGACTTCTTGAAGCAGCCAGTTGTCACCCAGAAGGAGCTATCTTCTAACTTGGCACCAGCTCTAAAGCAAGCAAAGCTGAAACATAAAACTGACAGCAAGGAGAGTTTGAAGTCAGTCTCTAGGCCATCACCAAGCAAAAGTTTCAAAAAGGAGTCAAAGGAGGAGGCTCCAGAGAAGGCAAAGACAGATGCAGAATCGGCTCAAGAAAAGACTAACAAATTTGAGAAAAAAGACAAACCTTTGGTGAAAAAAGAAAAAGCGAAAGCACCGGAAAAAGAAGTGAAGGTGAAAGCAGAGCCAACTACCGAAACTCCAGAAAAGAAGAAGGCTGAAATGAAACCAAAAGCTCTTAAGGAGAAGATTATCAAAAAAGAACCCAGGAAGTCTGTAGATAAGAAAAATGATGAAAAGGAGGTAAAGAAAGAAGTAGTGAAGAAAGATGATAAGCTAACATCTAAAAAGGAAGAAACACCCAAAACGGAACAGAAGCAAGAAACACCCAAAAAGGAACAGAAGGTGAAGAAAGACATTTTAAAGAAAGACAGAGATTTCAGGAGGGATTCCCCCATGAAGGTGAGGAAGGAAGAGAATAAGGCGCAAAAGAAAGATGATCTAAAGAAAGACATAAAGAAGCCATCCAAGGATTTAAAAAATACTCCATCTGCTTTAGGCGAAGGGAAAAAACTCGCAGCAAAACCAAAACCTCTGAAAAAAGATGACACTACAAAGAAAGACTTTGGAAGCCCTTCCAAGTCCAAGGCAAAACTGAAAGTCACCAAGAAGGACCTCAAGGCCACAGATGCTAAATCTGCTGTTGCAGGAGCTGCAGCTGTCACAGCAGGAGTGGTAGCCACTGCCACTTGTGCTGCAGAGGTCCTTGAGACAGATAGAGCCATGATGTCTTCTCCAGAGGACCTCACTAAGGACTTTGAAGAGCTCAAAGAAGAGGAGATCTTTCAGGAAGAAGAGCCGGTGGTGATCCACAGAGAGGACCTCATGCACTCTAAGGAGTCCCCTGAAGCAGCAGAGTCTCTAGATGAGGGGATTACAACCACTGAGCATGAAGGAGAAAGCGGGGAGACTCCAGAGGAACAAGAGCATAAAGGGAAGTTGAGCGGCAGCGGCAGTGAGAAGTTTGAAGATGAGGGAACTGGGCTAGATTatgaagagaagggagagacagaagaggtCCATGAGCCAATGAGAAGGGAAATGGACAACCATAAACATGCTGATGACAGTGAAGATGAAGACTCTGAAGACGAGGATGCAGAGCCAGACCAATGTGGAAAAGATCTTAACAGAAATGAAAGAGAAGTACAGAAGTGGGGCCTGTCGGTGACACCCCCTCCCAAAACTTCTGagcctctctctccgtctgcaTCTATTCATGATGAGACCCTTCCAGCTGGCTCTGATGACGAAGCAGCCTCAGATGATGAGAACCGTGACGAGGCATACACTGCTACATCTGGCCACACCCAGTCAACTATTGAGATCTCCAGTGTGCCAACTCCAATGGACGAAATGTCCACTCCAAGGGACATTATGAGTGACGAGACTACTAACGATGAGACAGAGGATTCTCCCTCTCAGGACTTTGCCAGGTTTGGAGGAACAATGTTAGGAGACCTTGAGAGGAAGCGGCTGTCTCCACTACATGACGGCCCAGAGTCAGACCACTCAAAGAGCGATGCCACCGAAGGAAGGGACTACAACGCTTCTGCATCCACAATATCTCCACCATCGTCACTGGAAGAGGACAAAGAGGAAGGGTTCAAGTCCGACAAATTTGGTCTTGATTCAGCAAGCTCTATACTCACCACTACTTCACCTCTCATCCGCTCCCCTTCAGCTCCCAAAGGAACCTTTGACTCATACTTATCTGGATTCGCGGCACCAATTGAACTGTGCACAACACTTTCAGGATCATCAAAGGCAGCAGCTGGGTCTTCTACTAGCCCAGATGACAAGACATTGGAAGGTACCACCTCACCTCATTCCTCTGGTCACACCCCTTACTTTCAGTCTCCCGTGGATGAGAAGGCTGGCTCTATAGCACCTGCAAATGACCATGGGCCTGTAATTGTAGAAGTTACAAGTGATAAAGAAGATTCCAACAGGGTCAGCCCCATGGACGACCCAATTCCTGACCACACCTCGACTGTAGATAAGGTGCTGTCCCCAATCAAGAGCCCGTCGCCTGTAGTAGAAGGAAAGTTACACTTTGATTTAGATCATATGTCAACAATGCACTCGAGTCAAGATGAGAAGAAAAATGGGGCTAGCGACAGTACCTCATTCTCATCCACAAACCCATTCGCAGGTTTCAAAGAGGAGAGTAAAATGTCGATCTCGGAGGCAACCACGTCGGATAAATCGGGTAGCCCTGTAGATGAGGCTGTAGCAGAGGACACTTTTTCACACATCGCCTCGGCTTCCACTGCCTCACTGGCCACCAGCTCATTCCCAGAGCCTATGACAGATGACGTTTCCCCTGCTCTCCATGGTGAAGCCGGTTCCCCTCTATCAACAGAGGTGGAAGACTCCCTATCTGTCTCTGTGGTTCAGACTCCAACCCCTTTTCAGGAGGCAGAGGTCTCTCCTAAAGGGGAGAGCCCCAGGCCCATGTCAATATCTCCAGACATCTCACCAAAGACAGCCAAATTAAGGACACCAGTGCAGGAGCCTAAATCCCCAGAGCATTCCACCATGTCATTTGGTCAGGAGTCCCCTGATCACTCATTAGCCCTAGATTTCAGCAAACAGTCTCCAGAGCACCCTTCTGCAGGCAGCCTGCGCGCCACAGAGAACGGACCAACAGAGGTGGACTACAGCCCCTCAGAGGGGAATGATCTGAGATCCTCCGAGCAGTACAGACCCACTGTAGACAAGCCTATGCTTTTCAAAGACAATGACTCAGGTCGCGCCACTTCTGCGTCCCCATCAGACGCATCTCAGTCCACCCCCTCGACAACTACGCCTTGTCAGATGAGGGAAATGTCACCGGGCTTAGCCCAGCAGATGGACAAATCCCCTGCCACCCCGAAAGGGTctcccccctcatccccctcctATTCTTGCTTCACTCAGAAAACAGATATGCCCCTAGGAGCAGAGACTAATCCCTTCAAATGTGGTGGAGATTCCAAATCCCCTGTCAGCCCCAAGGTTCCCTCCCCATCCTACATACCACTCTCTTTCAACCACTCCGACTATAAGAAGTGTGCAGGTGGTTCCAAGGACCCAGACTCCTCCCAGAAGAGCCCCTCTCCTGGGTCTAGGACAGATGTTGACCTTTGCCTTGTGACCTCTTGTGAATACCGCCACCCTAAGACAGAGCTGTCCCCATCCTTCATCAACCCCAGTCCTTTGGAGTACTTCATGAATGAGGAGAATCCTCTGGAGGAGGAAAAGCCTCTGGCTAAGTCAGGTGGAGGACCTCCACCCCCTGGTAGTAAACTCCACGCTAAGCAATGTGAAGAGACCCCACCAACCTCCATCAGTGAATCCGCCCCATCCCAGACGGATTCGGATGTTCCCCCTGGGACAGAGGAGTGTCCCTCTATTACTGCGGATGCAAACATAGACTCTGAGGATGATTCTGAGACACTACCAACAGACAGGACCCTGACTTACAGACATGCTGATCCTCCTCCCGTGGCTCCCAGGGACTCTGCTCCGTCTCCAGCCCACCCAGATGTCACCATGGTGGATCCGGAGGCCGACAAGCCCCCCGCTGACGACAACAACCAGACTAAGGACAAGGACTCAAAGGCAGAGGGAGCTGAGAAAGCTAAGAAGAAGAAACTCACCAAGACCAAGTCCTCCTCACCAGTCAGAAAGACTGGCCTTTCAAAAGTAAAGGATTCAAAAGCAATGGCCTCTCCTAAGAAAAGTGTTGGAGAAGGGAAAGATGCCAAAAATGCAACCAATAGCTCTGCATCCAGGGGTGTGAAAAGTGCCACATCAG GTTCAGGTAGTGGAAAGGCAGCAACTGCAATACCCATACCCAACTGCCCTCCCATGTACATGGATTTGGTTTACATCCCAAACCACTGCAGCGCCAAGAATGTGGATGCAGAGTTCTTCAAACGGGTCAGGTCATCCTACTATGTAGCAAGTGGCAATGACCAGACTGCCCAGGAGCCCAGCAAAGCTGTCCTGAACTCACTGCTGGAGGGCAAAGCCACGTGGGGAAACAACATGCAG GTGACCCTGATCCCAACTCATGACTCAGAGGTGATGAGAGAGTGgtaccaggagacccatgagaaGCAGCAGGACCTGAACATCATGGTGCTGGCCTCCAGCTCCACCGTGGTCATGCAGGACGAGTCCTTCCCTGCCTGCAAGATAGAGCTGTGA